The DNA region CCGAGTAGTAGTAGGGGTTGCCGCCGTTATTGTTGATCTCGGGCAACGTGACGCCCTGGCCCAGCAGGGTCAGGCTGGGGTTCTGACGCGCCTTGGCGGTAAGCATGGTGGCATGTACGGCGGAGAGATGTTCGCGTGCCGCAGCCAGCGATGGGTTGCCGGTGAGGGCGCGATCGACCGCCTGCTGGATCGTGATGGGAGCGGTCTGGACGTTTTGGACCGGCGGAACGGCTGGCGACGATGATTGCGCCACAAGAGGTGGACACGCCATCAAGGTAGCGCATAACAGGTAAAGACATTTCTGCGTCATACTGCCTTCGAAGTTCAAAAAATGTAGGGAGAGCTGGGGGGATACGATCTGCTAGCGAACGACGTATGCCAGGGCAGGAGGCGGACGAACGCCAATGGCCCGGATGAATCCAGCCAGAAGCTTCTCCGCAAATAAGGGAGTGCGCATGGGAGAGTAGAACCGCGGCGCAGTCATGTCCAGGACGACTAATACGACTGCTGCCAGCAAGCCGAACAGCCCAAGGACAGCGACCGGTCCGAGGGGGGCTTCGCTCGCTCGCATCATGTGTTCCAGCTCGGCCGGTGTGCTCATGGCGACGCGGTCATCGGTCATCGAGATGGCGGGGAAGAGAAGCACGAGCAGCAGAGCGAGGGCCACTAAAGTCGTCCACTGAAACTCAGTGTGCCCTTTACGGATCGACCATACCCAGCCCCCGATGAGAAGAATGGAGAGTGCTGCCCAGGCGAGATTGAGGAAAAGCTCCACGCTGGGCCGAGAATAGCACAAATTGTCAGAGGGTTAGGTAACGAGCTGGTGGCGGGGGCGGGAAAAATCGTTCTCGCGCAGTGTCCAAATCGGCTTTGTTGGGGCGTCATAAGGGTAGAGCATTTCGGTTGGTATGAGTCGTATTCTGGGGCACCCGGGTCTTTTAAACGCTGGATTTGAAGATGCTCCAGCGGGCCGCCATTATGGCCTCTTGAAAATCCAGGACGGAGATACAGATGGATACATTTCTTGCTGCTATCGAAAACCCACAAGGCTTGATGATGAAGCTGGTCTATGCGATGACGCGGCGGCAGTTTGGCAAAGTGCTTACGCCGGTTAAAGTGGTTTCTGCACGGATGCCGCTTGCATTCGGCATGTTCTCCGACAAGATTGGCAAGCTGGATAAGAAGCTCCTGCTGCGCGGGAGATGGTGACGCTGGTCCGCGAACAGGTGGCGCGTCTTAATGTTTGTCTCTTCTGCATCGATATCGGCAGATCGTTGACGATCAAATCGTCGACGAATGAAGACAACTTGATTGAAGCCCCGACCGCACCATCACCGCTCACCATCACCAAAGGAACAGACACTTCCGAATCCTGAGATCTGTGGTCTCCTACCAGCGCAGGGTTACTGTCTTTCGCTGATAGCCGTCTCCTGTGGGAAACTTCACCAGCAACTGTCCGGTGTTGCTGTTGGTGGGCGGAACGATGGTGGCTCCGTCGGCGAGGAGGTGCTTTACCTCCACATTTCTGCGTAGCTTGAATTCGACTGTCGAGCTGCCTTGCGCTTCGAGCTCGAGCTTCATGGAGTGTGCGTCGATATTCTCGGCGAGGACCTTTGGTTGTGCCGTGCGGGCGCCGGGAAGCGGCAGGCCGTGCGGCAAGGAAACTTCGATCGCCGGCAGCTTGAACGCAGCAGTCTGCCCATTAGCAGCGACCTCCTTTCCACTCGCCGCCAGTCGAACTGGCTCACCTGAAACCAGCGTGAGCCGCACAATCATCTGCTGCTTTTCACGCCGGTAATTCAGATCGACGACAGAGCTGCCAACGTGGAGCCGCCGAACATTGGCTTCGTTCCAGTCTGCGGGCAGATGGGGATTGAGCCGCACCGTCTTCGTCAGGGCATCGACTTTAATGCCGAAGAGGCCGCGGAGAGCGGGCATGATGACCATGGAGGAAGACCAGAGCTGATGGGTGGTGCTTCTGCCGAAGGGCTGAAAGTAGGCGCCGGAGAGAAGCTCGGTGACCGCGCCCAGATCCTGAGTGGTGGTCTGGTCAGCGGTCTGCATGAGGTGAGCGTAGCCCGAGAGAGGACGGTCCGTCCGATATTCCGCCAACGACAGCCAACCGGTAAAGAGCGGCCACACGGAGCCCTGATGATAGCTGATGGGATCGTAGAGGGGGTCGCTTTCGGCTACGTCGCGCAGGCCCCAGTCGGTGGAGAAGTCGTGCGATGCCCAGCGCTCGAAGCTGGGCTCGGGATGGGCGAGACCAGCTCCGCCATTCCACCATGCGACGGAGGGGAAGATGGTCGGGGTGTGGTCGAGTGCATTGGCGTTGTGACTGAAGGCATACGTTTGCGAAGCGGGCATGTAGTACTCGGCTTCGATCTTCTTTGTCAGCTCGGTCGCGCGTGCAGATGCTGCCGCAGAGGTTGCATTGTCGCCGAGCAGCGTGGAGAGCTCCGCCATGGCAGACGATGCCTGCTGGTCGAGCAGGGCGAGATAGATCTCCTGATGTGGCATTCCCGGGGGCCAGCTCTCGACCCAGCCGGTGCCCTGGGCGTTGTCGTAGATACCGTCGCCGTCGGAGTCGTGCGTGGTCTCGAAGTGCCACGCATCTTCGATAGCTTTGCGATGGGTGCGGAGAAATTCGACATCGCCGCTGGCGTGCACATAGTCGAGCATCTGCGTGAGGAAGAGCGGCGTTGCGTCGGCTGCGGCGTACATATACGGCAGCGACTTCCAATCGGTGTAGGCTGCGGTCTGGCTGTACTCATGCATCATCTTGCCGTCGTCACGCTGGCGCTTGATCAGAAATTCGAGCGCCTCGCGGCTCAGCGTGAAGTCGCCGAAGCTATTGACCGCGTAGAGAGTGTAGAGCGTGTCCCGGCCAAAGAACCAGCCGAAGCCAGGCCTCGCTGAATCACCCGAGGAGTAGTATCCGGCGACTAGTCCAATCTCGTCGCCGGTGCGCGCCCGGAGCTGTTCGATCGACATCTCCGCCCATTGAAAGTCGTCATTCAATCCAGCGTCGGGAGTCTGGATGGAAGTCAGATCGCCGAGCATCTGGGCGTAGCGTGCGGTGTGTTCTTCATAGGTCTGGGGCAGGTTTGCGTTGAGCGCGGAGATCTTCGCCAGCAGAGCAGCGGTGTTCGCCGTGGCAGTGGTGGTTCCCTCGGCCATCAGCAGAGGGAAGAAGCGCGAGCCATCACGCTTGGGCTCGTAGTGAAGCTTGAGCTCGAGCGGATAGACGCGCGGCTTCTCCTGATAAGGAGCCATGATGCCGGGCTGCGCGGTGGGCATGGCTACAGCGCCCGCAAGGTCGGGATAGTCCGTATGCAGCACGTAGAATCCGCTGTTGCCCTGCTTGACCCACTCGGCTGAGGGAATGCCTTCGCCTCGCTCGGGCCACATGGTGCGCATCTCGGGAGTAAAGCGAAAGGTGAAGTCGACCGGGCGAATGGAATCGATCTGGAAGAGAACGACCGCGCCGGTGCCATCCTTTGCCTCATCGGGAGCGAAGATCGTCTGTCGCAGGGTAAACGCGATGTGCGAGTAGGTGATGGTGGTGTGGTCGGGAAAGACTTCGATCTCGCTGGCGTCCTGGTTGACGTCGATAGGGACGGTGTAGCCCTGGACGTTGGCCTCGATGGAAAAATGGCTGAGAAGTTTTACCGGAAGCACCCAGGCTTCGAACTGACCGTCCTGCTGGCCGACGACGATGCCGCGCGTGCCTGCGACGGTGAACGGTTTCTGCGACTCGACATGGCGGCGAATCACGAGACCATGGTCCTGAAGCGGAAAATTGTTGATGGGACGAAGCTCTGTGGTCTGCGCCGCGGCCACGCCGCAGAGGGTGATCAGACTCCAATGAAAAAAACGCATGCAGGATTCTCCAGTTAGCTAGAGTAGTCTATCGCTGGTTGCGGGCAGGATATTTGGCAGACAGCGACACTGGAACCCGGTTAGCCGATCTGCGCGGGAACATCGCTCGAAGCATACTCAATTCTGTCGCGCCCATTCCTTTTGGCGAGATAGAGCGCTTCGTCCGCGGCCCGAAGGAAGGTAGCCGATGTGCCCTCGGTGGGAAACATGTAGGTCACAACGCCGATGCTGATGGTGACGAACTCGCCGATTGGGCTCTCGTTCTTCAGATTCAGGGCTTGAATGACTTCGCGCATTCTTCGCGCGACAATGTCGGCGCCGTGCGCGTCGGTTGCCGAGAGAATGACCGCAAACTCCTCGCCGCCGTAGCGCGCCAGCAGGTCCGCAGTACGCGGCAACGCGGATTGCAGCGCCTGGGCGATCTGGATGAGGCAGTCGTCGCCATATGGATGGCCATACCTGTCATTCAGCTTCTTGAAAAAGTCCACATCGATCATTAGCAGCGACAGTGGACTGCGTCGCCGCACCGCCCGCCGCCATTCGACTTCAAGCGAGTGATCGAAGCTGCGGCGATTGGCGATCTCGGTGAGGCTGTCGGTCAGCGACATCGCCTCCATCTTGTCGCGGGCGTCCTGCAGCTCCTGCTGGGCCTGCATGTAGCGGCTTTGCAGAAGCGTCGCCCGGATGCCATACACTACCAGCGCAACGACGATGCCGCTCATCCCGATATAGAAATGTTGCCGGACCAGCGCAGCGCCAAGGGCAAGCAAGGCCACCGTGAAGAAGATCGGACTGGCATTATCGATGAACAGGGTAAGGGGCTTTCGCCGAAAGGACTGCACTCTTTCCTCGCCGCGTGCGGGGCGCCCGAAGAGATAGACTGCACCGAGTGTCAGAAAAACAAAAGGAAGAATGGTCAACAGATCGTACTGGCCGGTCTGCTCATTCGTGGCAACGGTTACATGGTTGTAGAGCGCGGTGAGCAGCCCATAAATCCACAGATAACCGCATAAAATCTGGTAGAAGCGACGCTCTTCGCCATCGTTGGTATAGGCCAGCAGGCGCAGGGTCGCGGCACCGGCGAGCGCGAAACTCTCCACGTTGTAGGTCACCAGAAGACGTGACTCGGACAGCGAATGACCGGCTCGGTGAGCGAACGGAAGCACGGAAAAGATTGCTACATAGGCCAGAAATGCCGTCATCAGTACCGAAATAGCATCGAGCCACACAAACAGGGAGTCCCGTTCTCCTTCGGTTGGAGAGGAGATGGCCAGCAGGACCGGCATCCCGTAGACGAAGAACAGGAAGTCTGAAAAATCCGCGCCGATCAGCGCGCTATGCTGCAGGAGATCTTCCCACGCGGCGAAGAGGATCCCCACGCCCCAGATCGCGAGCGCAGCGCAAAGCAGCGTCCACAAGAGACGCGTCCGCACCGCACCGGCACGACCGACCCGCCAGCACACGGCCAGCGCAAGCCACGGCGCCAGAATCATGAAGGGGTACGAGACGCCCATGGCATGGGTGGGAAACAGCGCAATACATATTGATTGCAGGCCGAGATAGAGAGCCGCGAACAGAACGAAATGTATTGGCTTCAGCGTACGGTTCAACAGAGGCCCCAAGGTGCTGTGACTCACAAAACGTGCAAATCGTTAGTTAAGGCTGATAAAGAAACAAACGGTAACCTGCCGCTCTTTGAAATCGCAGAGGCAGCTAAATTCCACATAATATAGGCTGCTGCTGAAGTTACAGGGTTCTGGAGCTAATGCTATTCCCCGTTGGTGTAATCCTGTCGGAGGGATGGGGTACAGCAGGCAAGCGCGAGATGCGGCGGCGGATATGCCGCCTTCGGTCGAGATGAGGTGGGTTTGGGTGGGGCAAGGAAATCAGGCTACGGCAGACTTTATCTCTGACGATTTATTGCAGCAAAGAGACTTCTTTCTAAGCACGCCGGCGATAGCGGATGGAGAACTCGTATCCCGAATTTGGCGGGAAGAGTCTGGCCACGAGGCGTAAGCGTTCCGCCAGCGCCTGAGGAGCCAGCAGCGGATACTCGCGCTCGCGCAGTTCCGAGTAGTCGAAGTCGACCGAAAGCGATAGTTGATAGATGGCCACCGCGTCCGAGAAGGCCGATTCAAGGAAGCTCGATTTTGCCTTCTCGTCGATGACCGGCTTGCTGTCGATCTTTCCCGAATTGGCACCGCCGCCCACTGCGAGGTTGCGACTCTCCCACGCGTCCTGGCTGGTCTCGCCGCGCACGTCGGCAAGCGCCTGCGCCCATACAAGTGTGTTGAACTCCTCGGGGACGCCCGCAACATCTACAAAAGCATGGCCGACATTGATGAAGAACTCGAACGCCAGGGCGAAGCGGTCGCCCAGCAGACGGGTGGAGATAAAGACGGCCTCAGTGCCATCCAGCGTCAGATTGCGATGGCAGGTGGCCTGGTCGCCCAGTTCGGGGGTATAGGCGGCGGCGATCAGTGTGGCTTCACTGCCGCGGCTCTCGCTGAGGGCGAGCGGGACAAAGTAATACGTTTTGCGGTTAAGCGCGTGGGCAATGGCGAGGGGAACCGCCTGTACCATGTGGTCGAGGTCCTTGCCCTCCAGGCTGTTTTCGCCGAACGCGGCATAGTTGACGCCATTCGCGGCCTTCCGCACTTCCGTCTCGCGGGCAACCTGCGCCGCCTGAATCAGCCCATCTTGAACGTTCTCTGCCATAAAGCAGTATTCTACTGGTATGGCGCACACATCACAGAATGGGACGTTGACGGCTCCCCGTGCATTCGGCTCAGGCTACCTGTTTGGCGTTCCCCTCGGCGACCTCGGACTCTTCACCACGCTGCTGATGAGCGCAGCGGTTGGCTTCGCCGCATTCTTTGCATCAACCTTCTGCGCCATCATCACTCTTCTCTTCTACAAAGTGGCCACCAGCCATATGCCCGACTTCACCATCACGTACAAGTGGGTCGGACTTCCTGTGGGTGTAGTTGTTCTGCTGCTGACGCTGGCCTATCTAGGCACGCTTTGGGTGAAGCGCAAGCTGCGCAAGGGCTGAATGCTGGTCAAGATTTTATAGCCACGCACTGAGCAACCGCCCCGCTGTGCCGCGGAGCATTAGTGAGTCGCTGCGTCCTGCAAAGTAGCGCGAGTTGATCTCGTCGGTCCCAAGGTCCTCGATTGCCCGAAATGCAGCAAGCTCGGCGGCCATCTCTTCCGGCGTGAAGAAGAGCTGAAAGGGCTCTCCTGCCAGCGCCACGCGCGACGCGAGTGAGTCGTGCGCCAGCTGTTCGAGCATCGGCAGCACGCGTCGCGGCTGGCCATAGTCGAGCACCACGCCACTTCCCTGGGGCTGGCTGGAGATGAAATCCAGCGTCGTCCGAAATGCCGCAGCGGTGAGATAAGGCACCACTCCGAGCCAGGCAAAGAAGCTTGGAGCCTGCGGGTTGAACCCAGCCGCCAGCAACTGACCGGGCAAGGACTCCCGCTCGAAGTCCACTGGCGCATAGGTCAAACGATCCGGCGCGGCGATGCCGCCGGCCTCCAGCAGTTGGCGTTTCCAAAGCTGAGTCGCCGGGTGGTCTACCTCGAACACCCGCAGTCCGGGATACGAGTTCCTGTGCGCGAACGTATCGAGTCCCGCGCCGAGCAGTACATACTGCGAGACGCCCCGGGCCACGGCACGGGCCAAATTGTCCTCGGCGTAGCGGCTGCGAGCTACCAGAAACGCCCGCAGCGAAACCGAAAAAGGCCGGTCGGGCCGTGTCGGCGTCCGCCGGATCTCTTCGGCATAGGTATCACCCAGGATCGACACGGCAAACGGGTCGTCAAATATCAGCGGCCTGGCATCATAAATCTGGTGAGCGGCGCGCCGCATGGCGACGCGGAGTGCAGTACGGGATGGCCTGGCCTGTTCCATTCAAATCGTCTCAGGCGGTCTTGCTGTCCACGGCGGTCATCCATGTCAGGGCCTGTGCGAGGTACTGCTTCATCTGTTTGCGTGGAACGATGGCGTCGAGAAAACCATGCTGCATCAGAAACTCCGACCGCTGAAATCCCTCAGGCAGCTTCTGCCGAATCGTCTGCTCGATGACGCGCGGCCCGGCAAAGCCGATCAGCGCCTCTGGTTCAGCGATATTCAGGTCGCCGAGCATGGCAAAGCTCGCCGTCACGCCGCCTGTGGTCGGGTCGGTCATCAAGGAGATGTAGGGAATCTTCTCGTCATCCATCCGCGCGAGTCCGGCGGAGATTTTGGCGAGCTGCATCAACGAAGCGATGCCCTCCATCATGCGCGCGCCGCCTGAGGCCGAGACGATAATCAGCGGGTGCCGCGTTGCGAGTGACCTGTCCACGGCGCGGGCGATCGTTTCGCCCACGACCGCGCCCATGCTGCCGCCGATGAAGCTGTACTCCATCACGCTGAGCACGACCGCATGCGGGCCGAGCATCCCGGTCGCATTGATGATCGCGTCGTTCAGACCGGTCTTGGCCTGCGCCTCTGCAAGCCTTCGCTTATAGGGTTTCAGGTCGGTAAATTCGAGCGGATCGGTCGAGCGCAGCTCCAGGTCCACCAGCTCATAGCCGGGCTCCAGCAGATTGTTGATGCGGGTGCGCGCATCGATGCGGAAGTGCTTGCCGCACTTCGGGCAAACCTGCAGATTGGCTTCGAGGTCTGCCTTGAAGATGATCTCGCGGCAGCCATCGCAGCGCATCCAGAGACCTTCTGTGCGCACCGTCTTCTGCGGATCGTTGACGATCTCATTGTCTTCGCGTTTGAACCAGGTCATTTGTTTTCAGCGCCCTCTGAGTTCGTGCCTGTCCATTGTACCGAGGTCTGTTCGATATTGGCTGGGAAGGTCTCTCCACTTCGCTTCTCTCCGGTCGAGATGACGTGGTTTGGTGGGGCCAGATCCCGTGTTCCCCGAGCGCAATTCCTGTTCTTGCCTCTAATGGCTGGAGTGGTAAGGGTGCCCGGCCAGAATTGTCAGTGCTCGATACACCTGCTCTGCTGCCACTACGCGAGCCAGCTGGTGGGGCAGAGTGATGCGTCCGAACGAGAGCAGCAGATTTGCCCGCTGCAACGCGGGAGCCGACCACCCATCCGCCGGTCCCACCGCCAGCACCAGCCGCTGGCTCCCGCCGTCGCGCAGGTTGCCGAAGCGGGCGGCAAACTCCTCCGACGAGAACTGCTGCCCTCGGCTGTCGAGCAGGATTGCGTATGCAGGACCGCGCCCCGCCTGCTTGGTCAGCCAGTCCAGAAAGCCGGTCTCGTCGTCGAAGGTCTGGGACTCGCATGGGAGATACCGGCCACAGCGCTCTATATAGTCAGCTAACAGGCGATCGGTCGCTTCGGACTTGGTTCGGGTGCGTCGCGGTGCGATTGCAGTCAAGAAAATTTTCATGAAATCGTCATCCGGCGCATAGCAACCTCCTAAAAATTTCGCGATAGATCCATTTTCACAGATTATGTTCGCTCATTCTCTAATATTTCATATTCCGTATCGCCGTTCTTCACCAAATGGTTCATTAGTTGCTGTTTGTTGCAAAAATCTGACTATGGCCTCCAACGTGCATGACCATTCGTAACCGTTGACGTGTTGGTTGGCAACGGCAGCTGAGGAAATGAGTAAGTTCCGATTTGCCACTCATCAGTTTCATACACAGCCTTGGGTCAGGAGTTCTATTCATGCGTATACGGTCTTTCGCGGTAATCTCCGCAATCTTGTTTGTTTTTATGGTGATGGCCGGGGTCGGTTTCTCTCAGACTGCCAGCGGTAATCTCGCAGGAACCGTTAAGGATGCAACTGGGGCAGTCATCCCCAATGCCACGGTCACCGCAGTCAATGAAGATACGAACATCTCATACAGCGGCAAAGGAAACTCCAGCGGCGACGTTCTCATCCCCAATCTTCCCTACGGAAACTATGATGTCACCGCTTCTTCCCCTGGCTTTACGAACTACACCCTCAAGGGCCTCCACATCGAAGTCGGCAAATCGTCTACTGCCAACCTGACGCTCTCCGTCTCCAGTGCCACCAGCGTCGAGGTTTCAGCAGTTGCGGCGGTTTCACTCGATACCACCAGCGCCAACCTCACGCAGACCTTCGAGCCTGCGGAACTCAAGATTCTGCCCAGCGCCACCGTCGGGCTCGGCGTGCTCAACGTCTCCCTTTTGAGCCCGGGCGTCGCCTCTAACGGCGGCATCGGCGCCGGCACCGGACCTTCGGTCGGCGGCCAGCGTCCCCGCAACAATAACTACACCATCGAAGGTATCGATAATAACGACAAGGGCGTAACCGGTCCCCTCGTATATATCCCTAACGACGCGGTAGGCGAATTCTCTCTCATTACCAATCAATTTTCGCCTGAGTTCGGCCACTCCTCCGGCGGCCAGTTCAGCACCAGCGTTATCAGCGGAACCAATAAGTTCCACGGCGCGGCCTACGAATACTTCCAGAACCGCAATCTGAATGCCGAGAACGTTCCTGCCGGTCAACACCAGCCCAACCCGCGCTTCGATTACAACCGTTATGGCGGTCAGGTTGGCGGTCCGATTCTCAAGGACAAGCTCTTCTTCTTCGGCAACTACGAGCGGCAGACCACCGGACAGAGCCTGCAATCGTACGTTTGCACGCCGACGGCGGCTGGCCTCACCCAGATTCAGGCGATCCCTGGCCTCAATGCCACCAATGTGGGCCAGTATGTGAAGTACACTCCGGCTTCCCCCTCGCAGGTTGACGCTTCGGCAGATGTGGCGTGCTTCAATCAGGCGACCGGGCCGCAGACGATCTCAATCTTCAGCGGTACGGGCAACAGCGGCGACGGGAGCGGTACCGGAAATGGACCCGTACTTTCCGCCAACGTCGGCAGCCCGAGCTATGCTTCCGGCACCCAGTACAACATCCCTGTCGGCAACTACCTTGTCTCCTCGCCCACCTTTATCAACTTCGGCGCCCTCACGACCAGCGGCGACTGGACGATCTCACCGACCGATAACCTTCGCGTCCGCTACCTCTATAACAGCAATACGCAGCAGGACACCGCGGCTGCGCTTCCGGTCTTCTATCAACCCCTGCCGCTGCGATACCACCTCGTTTCCATCAGCGAATTCCACACGTTTACGCCTAACCTTACCAACGAGTTTCGCGTTGGCTTTACCCGCTTTACCCAGACTTATTCCGCCGGTAATTACAAATACCCCGGTTTGGACTCCTTCCCCAACATCTATATCTATGACCAGAACGGCCTGGATTACGGTCCAGATGACAACGCTCCCCAGACCACGGTACAGAACCTGTACCAGGCTGTGGACAATATCTCCTGGATCAAGGGCAAGCATAACTTCAAGGTCGGTTTCGACGGACGCAAGTTCATTGCACCCCAGACCTTCACCCAGCGGGTTCGCGGCGACTATGAGTACAACTACCTCACTGAGTATCTCCACGACCTCGCCCCCACCTCCTTCGGCGAGCGTTCCACCGGCAACTTCGTCTACTACGGCGACCAGACTGCACTCTATGGCTATGTCAACGACACATGGCGTGTAGCCCCCACGCTGACCCTCAACTACGGCTTGCGCTACGAGTTCACCTCGGTTCCCGTCGGTGAGCGCGCACAAAGCCTCAATAGCGCGGCCAGCGTTCCCGGCCTTATCAAATTCTCGTCACCCCAGCCTCAGTACACCAACTTCGCTCCCCGCGTAGGCATCAACTATGCGCCGGACGGCAAGACCTCGATTCGCGCCGCCTTCGGGATCGCCCAGGACGTGCTGTTCGACAACCTTGGCCTGCTCTCCTTCCCGCCACAGTATTCATCTACCAATGACGTGGGAACCACGCCAGGACAACCGATCCCCGGCGACCCCAACTTCCTTACCAACGGCGGCCTGCCTGCGGGCAACGGCGCTCTCGCCACGTTCTGCCAGGATGGAACAGGCCCCGGCACTGGCGTTCCCTGCGCGCAGGATCTGTCCAAACAGCGTGCTGCCACTGCAGCCTACATGCCGGATCAGATCATTCCCTATGCGGAGACATGGTCACTCGGCGTCCAGCGTGTGTTCGCCTCTAACTACACCGCCGAAGTCCGTTACGTCGGCACTCGCGGCATTCACCTTCCGACCCAGATCCAGCTCAACGTACAGCCGAAGGTGAACGCGGGGAACCAGCTGTTTACCTCGCTCAATTCACCCGCCCTCATCGAAACAAACGCAAACGCCAGTAATCTTGCCCAGATCGTAGCGGGTTCGAACATTCTTCCGAAGTACGCGGCGGCGGGATTCACCGGCAAGATCACCTCCTACCAGCCCTACTCTGGTTCCAGCTACAACGGTCTGCAGACCAACCTGACCCGGCGCTTCCAGCATGGCTTCCTGCTCAATGCTTCCTACACCTGGAGCAAGACTATGGATGATGCGACTGCAGAGGTCTTTTCTACGGTCCTTACGCCACGCCGTCCGCAGGACTCACAGAACGTCAACGCCGATTACAGCCGTTCGGCGCTGGATCGCACTCACCGCCTGACGGTTGCGGCTGTCTACGATCTGCCCTACTTCAAGCACTCCAACTGGCTCAAGAAGAACATCATCGGCAACTGGGAGTTCTCACCCATCTACACCTACGAATCGCCTGAGTATGCCACTGCACTCTCTGGGGTGAACTCGAATCTGAATGGTGATTCGGCGGGGATCGACCGTCCGATTATCAATCCGAATGGCAAGAAGGGGACCGGATCCGGTGTAACACCTGTCTACAGCATCAACCTTGCGAGCAATTGCGGGGCGGGTGTCGCCACTTGCAATGGCAATCTAGTTGGTTATACCGCAATCAACCCCAACGCCTATTACATCCAGGCGGGCAAAGGTACTCTGCCTACTGCCGGTCGTAATACCCTGCCGATTCGCCCCATCGACAACTTTGACCTGTCGGCGAGCAAGCGGATTAACATCACCGAGGGGCTGGCTATCGAGTTCCAGGCCCAGGCGTTCAACGTTCTCAATCACCCGCAGTACACCGCCGGGAAGATCGATCAGATCGACCTGACCTCAACTCAAGGCACTTCCACGCAGTTTCAGACGGTGAGCAACCCGGCGTTCAATCACCCAGAGCTGCTCTTCAACCCCAATGCCCGGCAGATGCAGCTGGCGGCCAAGCTTAGCTTCTAGCTATCGGCGGCATTCAACGAAAGGGGCGCTCCGTGATCCACGGAGCGCCCCTTTCTCTTGTCCTGAAACGATACTGTGGTCAATACTGCGTTATTTTTTGCTGCTCTTTTTTGCTGCTACCTTTTTCGCTGCGGTCTTCTTGACGGCTACCTTTTTGGTTGCGGACTTCTTCGCAGGAGTCTTCTTTACTGCTGCCTTCTTCGCCGGAGCTTTCTTCACTGCGGCCTTCTTGGGCGGGATCGCCTTTGCCGGAGCCTTTTTCGCACGAACCGTTGCGATTCGTGCCTTCAGCTCGGCATTTAGATCGGCCACGCTCAGCGAAGTGGCAGTTTTGCGTAGCCGCTCCAGACCATAGAAGGCTCGTTTCTCTGCTGAAAATACATGGACGATAAAGTCCACATAGTCCATTAGGATCCACTCCGCTTGCCGTCGTCCTTCGACCGAGTTCGGATACACCCCAAACTCTCGTTTCAAACGAATCTCGATCTCGTCGGTGATGGCGACGTTCTGGCGTTCGTTGGTGCCATTGCAGATCAGAAAGTAGTCGGTAAGCCCGCTCTCCGCCGGGTCGAGCGCG from Edaphobacter paludis includes:
- a CDS encoding diguanylate cyclase; translated protein: MNRTLKPIHFVLFAALYLGLQSICIALFPTHAMGVSYPFMILAPWLALAVCWRVGRAGAVRTRLLWTLLCAALAIWGVGILFAAWEDLLQHSALIGADFSDFLFFVYGMPVLLAISSPTEGERDSLFVWLDAISVLMTAFLAYVAIFSVLPFAHRAGHSLSESRLLVTYNVESFALAGAATLRLLAYTNDGEERRFYQILCGYLWIYGLLTALYNHVTVATNEQTGQYDLLTILPFVFLTLGAVYLFGRPARGEERVQSFRRKPLTLFIDNASPIFFTVALLALGAALVRQHFYIGMSGIVVALVVYGIRATLLQSRYMQAQQELQDARDKMEAMSLTDSLTEIANRRSFDHSLEVEWRRAVRRRSPLSLLMIDVDFFKKLNDRYGHPYGDDCLIQIAQALQSALPRTADLLARYGGEEFAVILSATDAHGADIVARRMREVIQALNLKNESPIGEFVTISIGVVTYMFPTEGTSATFLRAADEALYLAKRNGRDRIEYASSDVPAQIG
- a CDS encoding class I SAM-dependent methyltransferase, encoding MEQARPSRTALRVAMRRAAHQIYDARPLIFDDPFAVSILGDTYAEEIRRTPTRPDRPFSVSLRAFLVARSRYAEDNLARAVARGVSQYVLLGAGLDTFAHRNSYPGLRVFEVDHPATQLWKRQLLEAGGIAAPDRLTYAPVDFERESLPGQLLAAGFNPQAPSFFAWLGVVPYLTAAAFRTTLDFISSQPQGSGVVLDYGQPRRVLPMLEQLAHDSLASRVALAGEPFQLFFTPEEMAAELAAFRAIEDLGTDEINSRYFAGRSDSLMLRGTAGRLLSAWL
- the accD gene encoding acetyl-CoA carboxylase, carboxyltransferase subunit beta yields the protein MTWFKREDNEIVNDPQKTVRTEGLWMRCDGCREIIFKADLEANLQVCPKCGKHFRIDARTRINNLLEPGYELVDLELRSTDPLEFTDLKPYKRRLAEAQAKTGLNDAIINATGMLGPHAVVLSVMEYSFIGGSMGAVVGETIARAVDRSLATRHPLIIVSASGGARMMEGIASLMQLAKISAGLARMDDEKIPYISLMTDPTTGGVTASFAMLGDLNIAEPEALIGFAGPRVIEQTIRQKLPEGFQRSEFLMQHGFLDAIVPRKQMKQYLAQALTWMTAVDSKTA
- a CDS encoding 23S rRNA (pseudouridine(1915)-N(3))-methyltransferase RlmH, producing MKIFLTAIAPRRTRTKSEATDRLLADYIERCGRYLPCESQTFDDETGFLDWLTKQAGRGPAYAILLDSRGQQFSSEEFAARFGNLRDGGSQRLVLAVGPADGWSAPALQRANLLLSFGRITLPHQLARVVAAEQVYRALTILAGHPYHSSH